One region of Deinococcus yavapaiensis KR-236 genomic DNA includes:
- a CDS encoding AAA family ATPase, producing MAPSSDPLPIQNDFAPPTPLPHEIERPRLLTRLDALGNARIVVLTAGSGYGKTTALAQHVRRCGDTTVWLTLTEDDADASVVARRVREAVHAALSLPRSAAASAAPEAEGRALALALRAAPCRVRLVLDEAHHLSNSGTAWLHALVHALPAGHQVLVATYDAAALRLARLVADGRAALLGPDDLAFDAQEARAALQGRAAPTTLEGWPVGVALVASGASPLLDPDDLARDALARLPDALRGALAEASVTDRWAEDAPSLAHLPAGWLVDARRAGLPLVPLGGGAFRPHALLRSALDEELRRHPLWRAELHSRASRAAEADGRPLEAFRHALAANRPEDAQRLAARLVPDLAERLEHALVRRLLEALPTDVLSDELRRHLGAARCATGDFQGGVPILEALRAEGRADARTLYWLHVAAGRAGHYATSLRLADEIEGLTHDPRASLTAARVRSAALHLLGRYDEARAAAELALRFARDDHDLPQQALAAYALALIDVQRGELGEAWRGFTESSVQFRALGRPLAALPAEHMLAVLDVTRGDLDAARGRLDTAIAQAEAADDMHLPSLLGARGSWHAARSEWAEAAAWYGRALDANAHNPRSAFHRVSLGAKLTEAQRRAGNAEAARAALDAALLAARDCNAPEALADLAFAQGAATPDARPGWPREVTGVATPLVPLRLFTLGRLHVTLGERAVKLPFAKCGEVLVWLALHGPTARQRLLHELWHGSGDRRHAEYLRVVVRRLRAALGGRSDFDPVPNEGGIYRLSERFTVTVDVLTLRAAVTNGDPSALRAALDEVRGVFLPEMDGEWVDTWRARAHEDALLSAVTLGASRERAGKLDDALEAYRRARDLDAVSEAAARGLTRTANAAGHPDVARRAREEFTVAWRDTFGDDPPADLKA from the coding sequence GTGGCGCCTTCGTCCGACCCGCTGCCCATCCAGAACGATTTCGCGCCACCCACCCCCCTGCCTCACGAAATCGAGCGCCCCCGCCTGCTGACGCGGCTCGACGCGCTTGGAAACGCGCGCATCGTGGTGCTCACCGCCGGCAGTGGGTACGGCAAGACGACTGCGCTCGCGCAGCACGTGCGGCGCTGCGGCGACACCACGGTGTGGCTCACCCTCACCGAAGACGATGCCGACGCGAGCGTCGTCGCGCGTCGCGTTCGGGAGGCCGTACACGCCGCCCTTTCCTTGCCGCGCTCCGCGGCGGCGTCCGCCGCGCCCGAAGCCGAAGGGCGAGCACTTGCCCTCGCGCTGCGCGCCGCGCCGTGCCGCGTACGCCTCGTCCTCGACGAAGCGCACCACCTCTCCAATTCCGGCACGGCGTGGCTGCACGCCCTCGTTCACGCGTTGCCCGCCGGACATCAAGTGCTCGTCGCGACGTACGACGCGGCCGCCCTGCGCCTCGCGCGTCTCGTGGCGGACGGACGCGCCGCCTTGCTCGGACCGGACGACCTCGCCTTCGACGCGCAGGAGGCGCGCGCGGCGCTGCAAGGCCGAGCCGCGCCTACCACCCTCGAAGGCTGGCCGGTCGGCGTCGCGCTCGTCGCGTCCGGCGCCTCACCGCTCCTCGACCCGGACGACCTCGCCCGTGATGCCCTCGCGCGACTGCCGGACGCCTTGCGAGGCGCGCTCGCAGAAGCGAGCGTCACGGATCGTTGGGCCGAGGACGCTCCTTCCCTGGCGCATTTGCCCGCCGGTTGGCTCGTGGATGCGCGCCGCGCCGGATTACCTCTCGTTCCCCTGGGTGGCGGTGCGTTTCGACCGCACGCCCTGCTTCGGTCGGCCCTCGATGAGGAACTGCGCCGCCACCCCTTGTGGCGCGCCGAGCTGCACTCGCGGGCGAGCCGCGCCGCCGAAGCGGACGGGCGTCCATTGGAAGCGTTTCGGCACGCCCTCGCGGCCAACCGTCCCGAGGACGCCCAGCGGCTCGCGGCTCGCCTCGTGCCCGACCTCGCCGAGCGGCTCGAGCACGCACTCGTGCGTCGCCTCCTCGAAGCCTTACCGACCGACGTTTTGAGCGACGAGTTGCGTCGCCACTTGGGCGCGGCGCGCTGCGCGACCGGGGACTTTCAAGGTGGCGTGCCGATCCTCGAGGCGTTACGCGCCGAAGGTCGAGCGGACGCGCGAACGCTGTACTGGCTGCACGTCGCGGCGGGTCGCGCGGGTCATTACGCGACGTCGCTGCGTCTCGCCGACGAAATCGAAGGGCTCACGCACGATCCGCGCGCCTCCCTCACGGCGGCGCGCGTCCGCTCCGCCGCACTTCACCTGCTGGGCCGTTACGACGAGGCGCGCGCCGCCGCCGAGCTGGCCTTGCGCTTCGCGCGCGACGATCACGACCTTCCTCAGCAAGCGCTCGCTGCCTACGCGCTCGCCTTGATCGACGTGCAGCGAGGTGAACTCGGCGAGGCGTGGCGAGGCTTCACCGAAAGTTCCGTTCAATTCCGCGCGCTCGGTCGCCCTCTCGCGGCCCTGCCCGCCGAGCACATGCTCGCCGTTCTCGACGTGACGCGAGGCGACCTCGACGCGGCGCGCGGGCGCCTCGACACGGCCATCGCGCAAGCGGAAGCGGCCGACGACATGCACCTCCCGTCGTTGCTCGGAGCGCGCGGCTCGTGGCACGCCGCGCGCTCCGAGTGGGCTGAAGCGGCCGCGTGGTACGGCCGCGCCCTCGATGCGAACGCGCACAATCCCCGCAGCGCTTTTCACCGCGTCTCCCTCGGCGCGAAACTGACCGAGGCTCAGCGTCGCGCGGGCAACGCGGAGGCTGCCCGCGCGGCGCTCGACGCCGCCCTGCTCGCCGCGCGGGACTGCAACGCGCCGGAAGCGCTCGCCGACTTGGCGTTCGCACAAGGCGCGGCCACGCCCGACGCTCGCCCCGGATGGCCGCGCGAAGTCACAGGCGTCGCCACTCCTCTCGTACCGTTGCGTCTTTTCACGTTGGGCCGCTTGCACGTCACCCTCGGAGAGCGAGCCGTGAAGCTTCCCTTCGCGAAGTGCGGGGAAGTCCTCGTCTGGCTCGCTTTGCACGGCCCGACGGCTCGTCAGCGGTTACTGCACGAACTGTGGCACGGCTCAGGTGATCGACGACACGCGGAGTACTTGCGAGTCGTCGTGCGGCGCTTGCGCGCCGCCCTCGGCGGAAGAAGCGACTTCGACCCGGTGCCGAACGAAGGCGGCATCTACCGCCTCTCCGAACGCTTCACCGTGACGGTGGACGTGCTGACGTTACGCGCCGCCGTGACGAACGGCGATCCGAGCGCCCTGCGAGCCGCACTCGACGAGGTGCGCGGCGTCTTCCTGCCGGAAATGGACGGCGAGTGGGTAGATACCTGGCGTGCGCGCGCCCACGAGGACGCGTTGCTGTCCGCCGTGACGCTCGGAGCGTCTCGCGAGCGCGCCGGGAAGCTCGATGACGCCTTGGAGGCGTACCGTCGGGCGCGCGACCTCGACGCGGTTTCGGAAGCGGCCGCGCGAGGCTTGACGCGCACCGCGAACGCGGCGGGACACCCCGACGTCGCGCGTCGCGCTCGCGAGGAGTTCACAGTCGCATGGCGAGACACCTTCGGAGACGACCCGCCCGCCGACCTCAAGGCGTGA
- a CDS encoding MerR family transcriptional regulator has product MPARLTISRFAVLTGLSAKTLRYYDDVDLLRPDHVDPLTGYRLYGVAQIQRAVHIRRWRELGVPIDEIRTLLDQPTLAREVLSRHEERLTTEIHDRQVSLAHLRRILQEDPMEYRVEQLPQRQILTIRTRLVPPHYEVIPEALRELVTYQKTRGYRVAAPSFFVHHNDDAGDGSLVEVCVPVEGEVEPAGRIEARTFQGGPAFVGRFVGPYDRTGAAYAVVVEEALRRGLRITGVTVEFYVKSVPDTPNPEEYETDIAFLLDESNASEDDVPSVREAVMLGRAMSVRIDGEVNDDEGLVSRGWVVE; this is encoded by the coding sequence ATGCCCGCCCGCCTGACCATCTCCCGCTTCGCCGTCCTCACCGGCCTGTCCGCCAAGACCCTGCGGTACTACGACGACGTCGACTTGCTTCGCCCCGACCACGTCGATCCACTCACGGGGTACCGCCTCTACGGCGTCGCGCAGATTCAGCGTGCCGTCCACATCCGGCGCTGGCGCGAACTCGGCGTGCCGATCGACGAGATCCGCACGCTCCTCGACCAGCCCACCCTCGCCCGCGAGGTGCTTTCGCGTCACGAGGAACGCCTCACCACCGAGATTCACGACCGCCAAGTGTCCCTCGCGCACCTGCGCCGCATCCTTCAGGAGGACCCCATGGAATACCGCGTCGAACAGCTCCCTCAACGTCAGATCCTCACCATTCGTACGCGACTCGTGCCGCCGCACTACGAGGTCATTCCCGAGGCGCTGCGAGAACTCGTGACGTATCAAAAGACCCGGGGGTACCGCGTGGCCGCGCCGAGCTTCTTCGTTCATCACAACGACGACGCGGGCGACGGCAGCCTCGTGGAGGTCTGCGTGCCCGTCGAGGGCGAGGTGGAGCCCGCCGGGCGCATCGAGGCGCGGACGTTTCAGGGTGGCCCGGCCTTCGTGGGGCGCTTCGTCGGACCGTACGACCGGACGGGCGCGGCGTACGCCGTGGTGGTGGAGGAGGCGCTTCGGCGTGGGCTGCGCATCACAGGCGTCACGGTCGAGTTCTACGTGAAGAGCGTTCCAGACACGCCGAACCCAGAGGAGTACGAAACGGATATCGCGTTCTTGCTCGACGAGTCGAACGCGAGCGAGGACGACGTGCCGAGCGTGCGTGAAGCCGTGATGCTAGGACGTGCCATGAGCGTCCGCATCGACGGCGAAGTGAACGACGACGAAGGGCTTGTCTCCCGCGGCTGGGTGGTCGAATGA
- a CDS encoding MarR family winged helix-turn-helix transcriptional regulator gives MLPSQSGLNELIIAVCRAHRARTTTLLAERGLHPGQEQLLFVLWNEGPQTQSTLADRLGVQAPTINKMVSRMESSGLLERRTDPTDGRSLRIAPTEQAHGLRADIEGLWRDLAEVSGAGLDEAQLGALRELLGTVARNLNAVASATCS, from the coding sequence ATGCTGCCTTCCCAGTCCGGCTTGAACGAGCTGATCATCGCCGTGTGCCGCGCCCACCGTGCCCGCACCACCACCCTACTCGCCGAGCGCGGCTTACATCCAGGCCAGGAGCAACTGCTGTTCGTGCTTTGGAACGAAGGCCCCCAGACGCAATCGACCCTCGCGGACCGCCTCGGCGTGCAGGCCCCCACCATCAACAAGATGGTCTCTCGCATGGAGTCGTCCGGATTGCTCGAACGCCGCACGGACCCGACCGACGGGCGCAGTCTGCGCATCGCGCCGACCGAGCAGGCACATGGGCTGCGGGCAGACATCGAGGGACTTTGGCGCGATCTGGCCGAGGTGTCGGGCGCTGGACTCGACGAAGCTCAGCTCGGTGCCCTACGCGAACTGCTCGGGACGGTGGCTCGCAACTTGAATGCCGTCGCGTCCGCCACCTGCAGCTGA
- a CDS encoding SDR family oxidoreductase: MIVVTGATGRLGRTIVEHLLTRLPAEHIGVSVRDPNKAADLEARGVRVRHGDFSDPSSLAHAFENAEQILLVSSNARAQGGDPLAQHRAAIDAACTAGVDRIVYTSQMAASPTSAFPPAVDHAATETMLQQSGLAWTALRHGFYASSALVFLGDSLETGLLETPADGKIAWTTHADLAEGAAIVLTDSGHFDGPTPPLTGAHALDFADLTSVASELLGRSVHRQVVPEGAFAAKLPARGAPSGAVNMLLGLYRASRAGEFAIVDPSLERMLGRPATTIRDLLAHHLQR; the protein is encoded by the coding sequence ATGATCGTCGTCACAGGAGCCACCGGTCGACTCGGCCGCACCATCGTCGAGCACCTCCTCACCCGCCTTCCCGCCGAGCACATCGGCGTGAGCGTGCGAGATCCCAACAAAGCCGCAGACCTCGAAGCCCGCGGCGTCCGCGTCCGCCACGGTGACTTCAGCGATCCGTCCAGCCTCGCCCACGCCTTCGAGAACGCCGAGCAGATCCTGCTGGTCTCCTCCAACGCCCGCGCTCAAGGCGGCGACCCGCTCGCGCAACACCGCGCCGCGATCGACGCCGCGTGCACCGCCGGCGTCGATCGCATCGTCTACACCAGCCAAATGGCCGCGAGTCCCACCTCCGCGTTCCCGCCCGCCGTCGACCATGCGGCCACCGAAACGATGCTTCAGCAGTCCGGTCTGGCCTGGACGGCCCTTCGTCACGGCTTCTACGCGTCGAGCGCCCTGGTCTTCTTGGGCGACTCGCTCGAAACGGGCCTGCTCGAAACGCCCGCCGACGGCAAGATCGCTTGGACGACGCATGCCGACCTCGCTGAAGGAGCGGCGATCGTTCTCACGGACTCCGGTCACTTTGACGGTCCGACGCCGCCGCTCACCGGCGCGCACGCGCTCGACTTCGCCGACCTCACGAGCGTCGCCTCCGAGTTGCTGGGCCGCTCCGTTCACCGCCAAGTGGTGCCAGAGGGCGCCTTCGCCGCAAAGCTCCCGGCGCGTGGTGCGCCGAGCGGCGCGGTGAACATGCTGCTGGGATTGTACCGAGCGAGCCGCGCCGGGGAGTTCGCCATCGTCGATCCATCGCTCGAGCGAATGCTGGGCCGCCCCGCCACAACAATTCGTGACCTGCTCGCACACCACCTTCAGCGCTGA
- a CDS encoding CPBP family intramembrane glutamic endopeptidase — protein MHVPSARTILLLASGHRLTGWHEELWSRGLILRLLSSSGVRRAVVVSSLLFAALHLGNVLYREPLIVAARRWASCAWAWRTPLFGCGRGRCGRRCWCTPYMTSRCTSRRSR, from the coding sequence ATGCACGTTCCGTCCGCCAGGACGATCCTGCTGCTCGCGAGCGGGCACCGGCTGACCGGCTGGCACGAGGAGTTGTGGTCACGTGGGCTGATCCTGCGGCTGCTGAGCTCCTCGGGGGTGCGGCGCGCCGTGGTGGTGTCGTCGCTGTTGTTCGCCGCGCTGCACCTCGGGAACGTCCTTTACCGCGAGCCCTTGATCGTGGCGGCGAGGCGGTGGGCGAGCTGTGCTTGGGCATGGCGTACGCCGCTGTTCGGATGCGGACGAGGTCGTTGTGGCCGGCGATGCTGGTGCACGCCCTACATGACTTCACGCTGCACTTCACGACGTTCCCGGTAA
- a CDS encoding WD40/YVTN/BNR-like repeat-containing protein: MAAPSSAVAAGLFWGVGSDTVDRGGSNSSFIATSLDGKVWTKLYAQPRGGKLVGLARGTDRFVAVGEGTILLSKDEGRTWRDVPFGFENWASAQTLRDVAFGDGLFVAVGGGEAITTSPDGETWTTWGAGATGAPAVTDPQTIRRAVTFKAVRFFGGKFFLVGSEARVTVMSVKDGKLVLESTVANSRRLPPVSFTDIAWDGDKTLVAVGSLNEDRFVSKDFGRTWTPIEALRQADGVGFGNGVFVAAGTFGFLATSKDGSTWVESPDLGRGVGLLDVAFGGGTFVATGADGARYVSPDGWTWTNVSQKAGEGRFSVRRLLFVTP, translated from the coding sequence ATGGCTGCGCCGTCGAGCGCGGTGGCGGCCGGGTTGTTCTGGGGTGTCGGGTCCGACACCGTGGATCGTGGCGGCAGCAATTCCTCGTTCATCGCCACCTCGCTCGACGGGAAGGTGTGGACGAAGCTGTACGCCCAACCGCGCGGCGGGAAGCTCGTGGGGCTCGCGCGCGGCACGGACCGCTTCGTCGCGGTGGGCGAAGGCACCATTCTGCTCTCGAAGGACGAGGGGCGCACATGGCGTGACGTGCCCTTCGGCTTCGAGAACTGGGCGTCCGCTCAAACGCTGCGTGACGTCGCGTTCGGCGACGGCCTCTTCGTCGCCGTGGGCGGCGGTGAAGCGATCACGACCTCGCCGGACGGTGAGACGTGGACGACGTGGGGAGCGGGCGCGACCGGCGCGCCCGCCGTCACGGACCCACAAACGATCCGTCGGGCCGTCACGTTCAAAGCGGTGCGCTTCTTCGGCGGGAAGTTCTTCTTGGTGGGAAGCGAGGCGCGCGTCACGGTCATGAGCGTGAAGGATGGCAAGCTCGTCCTTGAAAGCACGGTGGCGAATTCGCGTCGCCTTCCACCCGTCTCCTTCACGGACATCGCGTGGGACGGCGACAAGACGCTCGTCGCCGTCGGCTCCCTCAACGAGGACCGCTTCGTTTCCAAAGACTTCGGGCGCACGTGGACGCCCATCGAGGCATTGCGGCAAGCGGACGGCGTGGGTTTCGGGAACGGCGTGTTCGTCGCGGCGGGCACCTTCGGCTTCCTCGCGACATCGAAAGACGGCTCGACTTGGGTGGAGTCTCCCGACTTGGGGCGCGGCGTGGGCCTCCTCGACGTGGCTTTCGGTGGCGGCACCTTCGTCGCGACCGGTGCGGACGGCGCACGCTACGTGAGCCCGGACGGATGGACTTGGACGAACGTTTCTCAGAAGGCGGGCGAAGGTCGCTTCAGCGTGCGTCGCTTGTTGTTCGTCACGCCTTGA
- a CDS encoding phosphotransferase: MSASYARLPRVVVHGDFNSVNILYEDPSVTAALGLEFACVGARVLDITTALMEVLVRTEPDWTLARAFLRRYGPLEEDEANALAAAMLLRQAALGVWSVGQVEAGAPEAARAGARLRALPELLVWLGSHDAKLTTVGLHEGERFEQLEAR; the protein is encoded by the coding sequence GTGAGCGCCTCCTACGCGAGGTTGCCGCGCGTGGTCGTGCATGGAGACTTCAACAGCGTCAACATTCTGTACGAGGACCCTTCCGTGACGGCCGCGCTAGGCCTCGAGTTCGCCTGCGTCGGCGCTCGCGTGCTCGACATCACGACGGCGCTGATGGAAGTGCTCGTCCGGACCGAGCCGGACTGGACGCTCGCTCGCGCGTTCCTCCGGAGGTACGGCCCGCTCGAGGAGGACGAGGCGAACGCGCTCGCCGCGGCGATGCTGCTGCGGCAGGCGGCGCTGGGCGTGTGGAGCGTCGGGCAGGTCGAGGCGGGCGCACCGGAGGCGGCGCGGGCCGGAGCGCGTCTGCGGGCGCTGCCAGAGCTTCTCGTGTGGCTGGGCTCGCATGACGCGAAGCTCACGACCGTGGGACTCCACGAAGGCGAGCGGTTCGAACAGCTTGAAGCACGGTGA
- a CDS encoding class I SAM-dependent methyltransferase, translating to MTLDQRHVRAPFDLRREVLEAVAWNPHAIVAQRLGRVSNVLDVACGEGDFLGRLPVTCERVGVDQDTAAIHAARVRYPSLEWHVAEASGLPLDERRFSTITFLHALLHVTDPEQALQACGRSMARGGTLWVTSNHSSHLREFWQGLQQATQAHPEIASLFVHHVQEGALETRLERTLRRVFEQVHVAPVTTTIWLSRGDALNLLESYRQSFACSEAAWLRAKAALNDWLVTTVRGDRWTVTASLALAKVVRED from the coding sequence ATGACCTTGGATCAACGCCACGTCCGCGCACCGTTTGATCTTCGGCGGGAAGTGCTCGAAGCAGTGGCTTGGAACCCACACGCCATTGTTGCTCAGCGCCTTGGCCGCGTAAGCAATGTGCTCGACGTGGCTTGCGGAGAAGGCGATTTCCTCGGGCGCTTGCCCGTGACTTGCGAACGGGTCGGGGTCGACCAAGACACGGCTGCGATCCATGCTGCGCGCGTTAGGTATCCAAGTTTGGAGTGGCATGTCGCTGAGGCCAGTGGCCTTCCCCTGGACGAGCGGCGTTTCAGTACCATCACGTTTCTTCACGCGCTGCTTCACGTCACTGATCCTGAGCAGGCGCTGCAAGCATGCGGGCGTTCAATGGCAAGAGGAGGGACGCTGTGGGTGACCAGCAATCATTCCTCCCACCTCCGTGAGTTCTGGCAGGGCTTGCAGCAGGCAACCCAGGCCCATCCGGAAATCGCATCGCTGTTTGTACATCACGTCCAGGAGGGAGCGCTGGAGACACGTTTGGAGCGCACGTTGCGCCGGGTGTTTGAGCAGGTACACGTGGCACCTGTGACGACCACAATCTGGCTCTCGCGCGGCGATGCGCTGAACTTGCTTGAAAGCTACCGGCAGAGCTTTGCGTGCTCCGAAGCGGCTTGGCTGAGAGCCAAAGCGGCCTTGAATGACTGGCTGGTAACGACCGTCCGAGGCGATCGGTGGACGGTGACAGCGAGTCTTGCTCTTGCCAAAGTCGTCCGCGAGGACTGA
- a CDS encoding TetR/AcrR family transcriptional regulator, whose product MQERTATVRERILKAAADLLAQGGREAASTRAISAAANVQVPTLYRQFGDLQGLLDAAAHETFAAYVHDKVLHRPSDDPIEDLRRGWDAHVAFGLANPAVYVLIQGDPLTRTATSSARDGRAVLHELVTRVAQAGRLKVSVSLAVQLMSAAGEGLTRSLIGTPFEARDPHLSVIMREAVLAAITITPPASAPSEEAHAQRVAARAVALQAVLPETAGTLSSGEQHLLNEWLDRLATLSFPSTP is encoded by the coding sequence ATGCAGGAGCGAACTGCAACCGTTCGAGAGCGCATCCTCAAAGCGGCCGCCGACCTGCTCGCCCAAGGTGGCCGCGAAGCCGCCTCCACCCGAGCGATCAGCGCGGCCGCGAACGTCCAAGTCCCCACCCTCTACCGACAGTTCGGCGACTTGCAAGGCCTGCTCGACGCGGCCGCCCACGAAACGTTCGCCGCATACGTGCACGACAAGGTCCTCCATCGACCGAGCGACGATCCCATCGAGGACCTGCGGCGCGGATGGGACGCGCACGTCGCCTTCGGGCTGGCGAACCCAGCCGTGTACGTCCTGATCCAGGGCGATCCGCTAACTCGAACGGCTACGTCGTCGGCGCGTGACGGCCGAGCGGTGTTGCACGAATTGGTCACCCGCGTGGCGCAAGCGGGACGGTTGAAAGTGAGCGTTTCCCTCGCCGTGCAACTCATGTCCGCCGCGGGCGAAGGGCTCACGCGATCTCTTATCGGCACGCCGTTCGAAGCGCGCGATCCTCACTTGTCCGTCATCATGCGTGAAGCGGTGCTCGCGGCGATCACCATCACCCCGCCGGCGAGCGCTCCGAGCGAAGAAGCTCACGCGCAACGGGTGGCGGCGCGCGCCGTGGCCCTGCAAGCCGTGCTGCCCGAAACGGCGGGCACACTCTCGTCGGGAGAGCAGCACCTCTTGAATGAGTGGCTCGATCGACTGGCCACCTTGAGCTTTCCCTCGACTCCTTGA
- a CDS encoding NmrA family NAD(P)-binding protein — MTPPTIALAGATGDLGSRIARALISRGAVVLALVRPDISAADRTHLTALGLTLAEADPNDVGAMAGVLQGTKCVVSALNGLHDVILGRQGVLLNAAVQAGVPRFIPSDYSEDFTRTTPGDNRNLDLRREFMARADLAPIQVTSVLNGAFMDMLGAEMPIIQPMIHRILYWGNADQPLDFTTKDDVAVYVAAAAMDDRTPRFLRISGDTLSARELAGVMSEVTSERYQTLHVGSLRMLGLMIKVAQRVAPQPRETFPAWQGMQYMRDMFSGQGKLDPLDTNRYPELRWTSVRTHMTTRRPG; from the coding sequence ATGACCCCACCCACCATCGCGCTCGCCGGTGCGACCGGCGACCTGGGCTCCCGCATCGCCAGGGCTCTCATCTCACGTGGCGCGGTGGTCTTGGCGTTGGTTCGCCCTGATATCTCGGCTGCTGACCGCACGCACCTGACCGCCCTCGGTCTGACACTCGCCGAGGCCGATCCCAACGACGTGGGCGCGATGGCCGGGGTCCTACAGGGAACCAAGTGCGTCGTCTCTGCCCTCAACGGTCTCCATGACGTCATCCTGGGCCGTCAGGGGGTGTTGCTGAATGCCGCTGTCCAGGCTGGTGTGCCGCGCTTTATCCCGTCGGACTACTCGGAGGATTTCACGAGGACCACGCCGGGTGATAACCGCAACCTTGACCTTCGGCGCGAATTCATGGCCCGCGCTGACCTTGCGCCTATTCAGGTCACATCGGTGCTCAACGGTGCATTCATGGACATGCTGGGCGCGGAAATGCCAATCATCCAGCCTATGATTCACCGCATCCTGTACTGGGGCAACGCCGATCAGCCGTTGGACTTCACCACGAAGGACGATGTGGCCGTCTATGTCGCTGCCGCTGCGATGGACGATAGGACGCCACGCTTCCTGCGCATCTCGGGCGACACGCTCAGCGCGCGGGAACTCGCCGGGGTGATGAGCGAGGTGACGAGCGAGCGTTACCAAACGCTGCATGTCGGGAGCCTGAGGATGCTCGGCCTGATGATCAAGGTCGCGCAGCGAGTGGCGCCGCAACCGAGGGAGACCTTCCCGGCATGGCAGGGAATGCAATACATGCGTGACATGTTCAGCGGCCAAGGAAAGCTCGACCCGCTCGACACGAATCGGTACCCGGAGTTGCGGTGGACTTCCGTACGCACACACATGACCACGCGCCGACCAGGTTGA